The Paenibacillus sp. FSL R7-0204 genome includes a region encoding these proteins:
- a CDS encoding exonuclease SbcCD subunit D, which yields MRILHTGDWHLGRTLEGRSRQKEQEQFVDELVEIADSSGADLILMAGDVYDSVNPPAAAEQLFYDAAARLTAGGRPLVVISGNHDQPERVASVSPLVRRQGITLVGMPTSEPVTVHAARTGEVAKIAALPYPSEARLGELLAGDSGEAELRLAYSARVGRLMNLLGREFTPQTVNLAMSHIYVLGGVESDSERPIQVGGAYTVDPSTLSCGAQYTALGHLHRAQRVKGDGMIRYSGSPLAYSFSEAGQAKSVAMIDVAPGGEPVFEEIYLSCGRPLVNWKSTGGLQEVYGWLDEGRDEGAFIDLELRLTEAMSMNDIQRLRKSREGIVHIRPIYPQMEQELEEMSRSRMPVQELFRRFYQRQTGGAEPDDSLIALFLELAEEERHEAAEGEEN from the coding sequence ATGCGTATATTGCATACGGGCGACTGGCATCTGGGGCGGACGCTGGAGGGCCGAAGCCGGCAGAAGGAGCAGGAGCAGTTCGTGGATGAACTGGTGGAGATTGCCGATTCCTCCGGGGCGGATCTGATTTTGATGGCGGGGGATGTCTACGATTCGGTGAATCCTCCGGCTGCGGCGGAGCAGCTGTTCTATGATGCGGCGGCCCGACTGACGGCAGGCGGCCGTCCGCTGGTGGTTATCTCGGGCAATCACGACCAGCCGGAGCGCGTAGCATCCGTGTCTCCGCTTGTCCGCAGACAGGGGATTACGCTCGTCGGAATGCCGACTTCGGAACCGGTCACGGTGCATGCGGCGAGAACCGGCGAGGTTGCCAAAATCGCTGCGCTCCCTTACCCCTCCGAAGCCCGTCTCGGCGAGCTGCTCGCTGGGGATAGCGGAGAGGCTGAACTGCGGCTGGCTTACAGCGCCCGGGTCGGGCGGCTGATGAATCTGCTTGGACGCGAGTTCACCCCGCAGACTGTCAATCTGGCGATGAGCCATATCTATGTGCTGGGCGGCGTGGAGAGCGACTCCGAACGGCCGATCCAGGTCGGCGGTGCGTATACCGTTGATCCTTCGACACTTTCTTGCGGCGCGCAATATACGGCACTTGGGCATCTTCACCGCGCCCAGCGGGTCAAAGGCGACGGGATGATCCGCTACAGCGGCTCTCCGCTGGCTTACAGCTTCTCTGAAGCAGGTCAGGCCAAGTCGGTGGCCATGATTGATGTGGCACCGGGCGGGGAGCCGGTGTTCGAGGAGATCTATCTCTCCTGCGGGCGGCCGCTGGTGAACTGGAAGTCCACAGGTGGATTGCAGGAGGTCTACGGCTGGCTGGATGAGGGCAGGGATGAGGGGGCGTTCATCGATCTGGAGCTGCGCTTAACCGAGGCCATGTCCATGAATGATATCCAGCGGCTGCGCAAGTCGCGGGAAGGCATCGTCCATATCCGGCCAATCTATCCGCAGATGGAGCAGGAGCTGGAAGAGATGTCCCGCTCCCGCATGCCGGTACAGGAGCTGTTCCGCAGGTTCTATCAGCGCCAGACCGGCGGTGCGGAGCCGGATGACAGCCTGATTGCGCTGTTCCTGGAGCTGGCTGAAGAAGAGCGGCATGAAGCTGCGGAAGGGGAGGAGAACTGA
- the addB gene encoding helicase-exonuclease AddAB subunit AddB produces MTVNFIIGRSGSGKTTTIWERVSSRLKEEPLGPPIIILVPEQGSFGAERGLLAAGGVKGSLRAQTLSFSRLAYRVKQETGGSASLPISEEGKKMLIYKIISKRKEELKLFGASSDRPGFVERLSSLHTELKRCCLGPGDLEEQIGRMRDATLGSPILAGKLDDLHLVFSELDQEMSQLYIDEEDRLAELAEHIAESAYIRGAEIWVDGFHGFSNQEFIVLRELMQYADTMTIALTLDRIYPPGVALHELELFHPAAVTYIKLRGMAEEMGLTVWDELLAPPVLPRFKDAPVLAHLERGLQRRHPWTGPAEQVKEAISIRAAASRRTEVEGVLREMQALARETGAKYGEMAVFMRNMADYEPLIAPLFQDFGVPFFLDQKLSELHHPLVEFIRSALDVVRRRWRYEDVFRCVKTELLLPLDGSITRAHMDELENYVLACGIHGSRWTNGRSWKGIPRLSLEGSEAVDEAMLARMEACRKAVTEPLQAFEQRIKASRSGLELCRAVYLLLEDTEAARKLEGMGAESLKQGRPEATREHNQLWGAVLGLLDQIAEMMGKERIEFSLFAGVLETGLAELKMGLVPPALDQVLVGTMDRTRVSGVKYAFLLGFNEGVVPAQFKEDGILSEGERLLLEKSGMELAPGSSRKLLDERFLIYNALTTASRKLWISYAAADDEGKALLPSEVIRQLQGMFPQQLDEQFLSGFPQSGNDDDAVHMDFIGHPEQTLRMLLLQLRQWRQGVEIPGMWWEVYNWFAAEQGADKPAGEQAAEYRHADLSMKLKLERLLGSLFYRNEGIRLKKETSLRLYGGSTLRGSVSRMERFVACSFSHFASYGLRLKERQLYKLQAPDIGQLFHAALSEMAKRLQEQGRSWGSMTAEECRTEAGKTVDRLSPLLQGEILMSSKRYGYISRKLKNIVGRASVILGEHSRRGSFEPVGLELDFGPGQELPPLRITLPNGCVMEVVGRIDRVDKAEGEQGILLRVIDYKSSQKDLKLHEVYYGLSLQMLTYLDVLLTYSEQWLGQEALPAGALYFHVHDPLLTSANGMNREQAEQELMKRFKMKGLLTADREVVSLMDTTLDKGYSSIVPVALKSDGSFYSSASVATPEQWAQLRSSVRSTISEIGTSITEGDVAIQPYRIQQETACTFCSFRPVCQFDEAVEGNSYNILSKPGKEVIWDLLSRKGGEKL; encoded by the coding sequence ATGACGGTTAACTTCATCATCGGCCGCTCGGGCAGCGGCAAGACGACTACAATATGGGAGCGGGTATCCTCCAGGCTGAAGGAAGAGCCGCTTGGGCCCCCAATCATTATACTTGTTCCCGAGCAGGGATCGTTCGGAGCGGAACGGGGACTGCTGGCTGCGGGCGGCGTGAAGGGAAGTCTGCGCGCCCAGACGCTCAGCTTCTCGCGGCTTGCCTACCGGGTGAAGCAGGAGACCGGCGGCAGCGCAAGTCTGCCTATCAGTGAAGAAGGCAAGAAGATGCTGATCTACAAGATTATCAGCAAGCGCAAGGAGGAGCTGAAGCTGTTCGGGGCTTCCTCGGACCGGCCGGGATTTGTGGAGCGGCTCAGCAGTCTGCACACGGAGCTTAAGCGCTGCTGTCTTGGCCCCGGAGACCTGGAGGAGCAGATCGGCAGAATGCGGGATGCCACGCTGGGCAGCCCTATTCTGGCCGGGAAGCTGGATGATCTGCATCTCGTCTTCAGTGAGCTGGACCAGGAGATGTCACAGCTCTATATAGATGAAGAGGACAGACTGGCCGAACTGGCTGAGCATATTGCGGAATCTGCCTATATCCGCGGCGCCGAGATCTGGGTGGACGGCTTCCACGGCTTCAGCAACCAGGAATTTATCGTCTTGCGTGAGCTGATGCAGTACGCGGACACAATGACCATTGCGCTCACACTGGACCGGATCTATCCGCCGGGCGTTGCCCTGCATGAGCTGGAGTTGTTCCATCCGGCGGCGGTTACTTATATTAAGCTGCGGGGAATGGCGGAGGAGATGGGACTTACCGTATGGGATGAGCTGCTGGCTCCGCCCGTCCTGCCAAGGTTCAAGGACGCTCCCGTACTCGCCCATCTGGAGCGCGGATTACAGCGCCGGCATCCCTGGACAGGACCGGCTGAACAGGTGAAGGAAGCCATCAGCATCCGGGCTGCAGCTTCACGCCGCACCGAGGTGGAGGGTGTGCTGCGTGAGATGCAGGCCCTGGCCAGAGAAACGGGAGCCAAATATGGGGAAATGGCGGTATTCATGCGCAACATGGCCGATTATGAGCCGCTCATCGCCCCGTTATTTCAGGACTTCGGCGTTCCGTTCTTCCTGGACCAGAAGCTCAGTGAGCTTCATCATCCGCTGGTGGAATTCATCCGCTCGGCCCTGGATGTCGTCCGGCGCCGCTGGCGTTATGAAGATGTGTTCCGCTGCGTGAAGACAGAGCTGCTGCTGCCGCTGGATGGAAGCATTACCCGCGCTCATATGGATGAGCTGGAGAACTACGTGCTGGCCTGCGGAATTCACGGCTCCCGCTGGACGAACGGGCGCTCCTGGAAGGGGATTCCGCGCCTCTCGCTGGAGGGCAGTGAAGCTGTTGATGAAGCGATGCTGGCAAGGATGGAGGCCTGCCGGAAGGCGGTCACCGAACCGCTGCAGGCATTTGAGCAGAGAATCAAAGCCAGCCGCAGCGGTCTGGAGCTATGCCGGGCGGTATATCTGCTGCTGGAGGATACGGAAGCGGCTCGCAAGCTCGAAGGGATGGGAGCGGAATCTCTGAAGCAAGGCCGTCCGGAAGCCACCCGGGAGCATAACCAGCTCTGGGGCGCTGTTCTGGGTCTGCTGGATCAGATTGCCGAGATGATGGGCAAGGAACGGATAGAATTCAGCCTGTTCGCCGGGGTGCTGGAGACCGGGCTGGCTGAGCTTAAAATGGGGCTCGTCCCGCCCGCACTTGACCAGGTGCTGGTAGGAACGATGGACCGTACCCGGGTGTCGGGAGTGAAGTACGCCTTCCTGCTCGGTTTCAACGAAGGAGTGGTTCCGGCGCAGTTCAAGGAAGACGGCATTCTCTCCGAAGGGGAGCGCCTCCTGCTGGAGAAGTCCGGTATGGAGCTTGCGCCTGGCTCATCCCGGAAGCTGCTGGATGAACGTTTCCTGATCTACAATGCGCTTACAACGGCCAGCAGGAAGCTGTGGATCAGCTATGCTGCAGCTGACGACGAGGGGAAGGCGCTGCTGCCCTCGGAGGTCATCCGCCAGCTACAGGGAATGTTCCCGCAGCAGTTAGATGAACAATTCCTCTCCGGCTTCCCGCAGAGCGGTAATGATGACGACGCTGTCCATATGGACTTCATCGGCCATCCTGAGCAGACACTCCGCATGCTGCTGCTTCAGCTCCGCCAGTGGCGTCAAGGGGTAGAGATACCTGGCATGTGGTGGGAGGTCTATAACTGGTTTGCGGCGGAGCAGGGCGCCGACAAGCCTGCGGGTGAACAGGCAGCGGAATACCGCCATGCGGATCTGTCTATGAAGCTGAAGCTGGAGCGGCTGCTCGGCTCGCTGTTCTACCGCAATGAAGGCATACGGCTGAAGAAGGAGACCAGCCTGCGCCTGTATGGCGGCTCCACGCTGCGCGGCAGCGTGTCACGGATGGAGCGGTTCGTTGCCTGCTCGTTCTCTCATTTCGCTTCCTACGGGCTGAGGCTGAAGGAGCGCCAGCTCTACAAGCTCCAGGCTCCGGATATCGGGCAGCTCTTCCATGCGGCCCTTAGTGAGATGGCGAAGCGGCTGCAGGAGCAAGGCCGGAGCTGGGGCAGCATGACTGCGGAGGAGTGCCGCACGGAGGCGGGGAAGACCGTAGACAGGCTGTCCCCGCTGTTACAGGGAGAGATTCTGATGAGCAGCAAGCGCTACGGCTATATCTCGCGCAAGCTGAAGAATATTGTCGGCCGCGCTTCGGTCATCCTTGGGGAGCATTCGCGGCGCGGGAGCTTCGAGCCGGTCGGGCTGGAGCTGGATTTTGGTCCCGGACAGGAGTTGCCTCCGCTGAGAATTACACTGCCGAACGGCTGTGTCATGGAGGTAGTCGGCCGGATTGACCGCGTGGATAAGGCTGAAGGGGAGCAGGGGATTCTGCTGCGGGTTATCGACTACAAATCAAGCCAGAAGGATCTCAAGCTGCATGAGGTCTACTATGGATTGTCACTGCAGATGTTAACGTACCTTGATGTGCTGCTGACCTATTCCGAGCAATGGCTCGGCCAGGAAGCACTGCCTGCCGGGGCGCTTTATTTCCACGTTCATGATCCGCTTCTGACCTCAGCCAACGGAATGAACCGGGAGCAGGCGGAGCAGGAGCTGATGAAGCGCTTCAAGATGAAGGGCCTGCTGACCGCTGACCGCGAGGTGGTCTCGCTGATGGATACCACTCTGGACAAAGGGTATTCCTCTATTGTTCCGGTAGCGCTGAAGAGTGACGGCAGCTTCTACAGCAGCGCCTCTGTAGCTACCCCAGAGCAGTGGGCTCAGCTGCGGTCCTCGGTGCGCAGCACGATCTCTGAGATCGGGACCAGCATTACGGAGGGGGATGTGGCGATACAGCCTTACCGCATCCAGCAGGAAACAGCCTGTACCTTCTGCTCCTTCCGCCCCGTCTGCCAGTTCGATGAAGCGGTGGAGGGCAATAGCTATAACATTCTAAGTAAGCCGGGCAAAGAAGTGATCTGGGATCTGCTGTCCCGCAAAGGAGGAGAGAAGCTGTGA
- a CDS encoding UvrD-helicase domain-containing protein: protein MSTRPVPETKPEGSLWSDDQWRAIAESGSDILVAAAAGSGKTAVLVERIIRKISNEEAGFSVDRLLVATFTKAAASEMRQRIREALERKLAEDSEGGNEYLRRQLALLGRASITTLHSFCLEVIRRYYQMIPIDPGFRILNEHEAEMMRQELLEELLEEKYGEVAEDGEDTLFVQLADWFSGERSDDAVHSLIQRLHDFARSHPWPAQWLRDTAADFALPDAEALSHTPWVQSIVAEAKLTLKGAISQLEQGREIALQPGGPAPYAENLAADLEMAQGLLDALDSQPWAGLYDIFMEISFGKLKPCKKDATDPLLQESVKAIRDQVKKSLLELQKSLFGRPAESFLGELHTAAPLMQELAETVIAFGERYRLEKAGRGLVDFSDLEHYCLQILRHPDSQPGQSLPSDAAMEYRSQFDEVLLDEYQDTNSVQEEIVRLISRESPGNRFMVGDMKQSIYRFRLAEPGLFLDKYRRFSNDPSYGDKTDAQAGADPGQEEREDGLVIDLARNFRSRLEVVNAVNMVFRQIMDSNVAEISYDERAELVYGANFPGAEEKGPDTYFAPELLLIDKGGSAPGPADEAAEGDELPLLELEAAESETAQLEARAIARRISQMTGMTGGEPLLIYDKALRIMRPVVYGDIVILLRSARVWTPLMIEELRGEGIPAYGDQNKGYFQATEVEIALSLLQIVDNPRQDIPLAGVLRSPVVNLREEELAKVRLCSRGTFYDALVAASEAGEALRDNPADLFWETALLAGQDAGTGDTAGETAAASELTPSSGNEGVQEGITDGTDASAALRDIPLTLQRKLKSFLDMLENWRNAARQGSLSELIWRIYRESGYLEWVGGLPGGFQRQNNLKALYDRAVQFENETSARGLFRFLVFISRLRENGGDLGVAGGSSEEAGGVRIMTIHKSKGLEFPVVFLAGMAKMFNRQDLHSPFLMHKELGFGPRFVERETRVSYPTLPYLAINRRSRLELLAEEMRVLYVGLTRPRDKMILVGTVRDLPRTVSGWAAMQGREELLLADHLLARGRSYLDWVGPALIRHPAAAILRKLAGSEGPVSTVLHGDESNWSITVTGAAELSPGAFLAGDGDQDKNEQRRVILEALRRGRAVSTPETPATAQIAERLGWTYRYAAASSIPAKTSVTELKGLLSMQEQPSYDQLEERKLPGGPDERDERGYRDSLHLQRPKFMEKRGLTPAERGTAYHTVMQHIPLDEPVDRSVLEATLARLERLAILSREQADAVVLEEVEQFCRSELGHRLFHSAWKTREQPFSYTMPAGEAYRGLDYLDEAAAGLADEPGGGDFAETVLIQGVIDCLFREEGRLILLDYKTDHIPPHGDGLAQLSDKYRFQLELYSKALLDILGEPVSEIWLFFFDGGHAVRL, encoded by the coding sequence GTGAGCACAAGACCTGTACCTGAAACGAAGCCGGAAGGCAGTCTATGGAGTGACGACCAGTGGCGCGCCATTGCCGAGAGCGGCAGCGATATTCTCGTGGCGGCGGCAGCCGGTTCCGGCAAAACGGCGGTTCTCGTCGAGCGGATTATCCGCAAAATCAGCAATGAGGAAGCGGGCTTCAGCGTGGACCGGCTGCTGGTAGCAACATTCACCAAGGCTGCCGCCTCCGAGATGCGCCAGCGTATCCGGGAAGCGCTTGAGCGTAAGCTTGCGGAGGACAGTGAAGGCGGGAACGAATATCTGCGCCGCCAGCTTGCACTCTTGGGCAGAGCCTCTATTACCACGCTGCATTCCTTCTGCCTTGAAGTAATCCGCCGGTATTACCAGATGATTCCGATTGATCCCGGCTTCCGTATCCTGAATGAGCATGAGGCGGAGATGATGCGCCAGGAGCTGCTGGAAGAGCTGCTGGAAGAGAAATACGGCGAGGTTGCCGAGGACGGGGAAGATACCCTGTTCGTACAGCTCGCAGACTGGTTCAGCGGTGAACGGAGCGATGATGCGGTGCATTCGCTGATTCAGCGGCTGCATGATTTCGCGCGCAGCCATCCCTGGCCTGCGCAGTGGCTGCGGGATACCGCAGCCGACTTCGCGCTGCCTGATGCCGAGGCTCTGAGCCATACACCTTGGGTGCAGAGCATTGTTGCCGAAGCCAAGCTGACGCTGAAGGGGGCGATCAGCCAGCTGGAGCAGGGTCGGGAGATCGCGCTTCAGCCCGGCGGTCCGGCGCCTTACGCAGAGAATCTTGCGGCCGATCTGGAGATGGCACAGGGCCTGCTGGACGCGTTGGACTCACAGCCCTGGGCCGGATTGTATGATATCTTCATGGAGATTTCCTTCGGGAAACTGAAGCCCTGCAAGAAGGATGCTACCGATCCGCTGCTTCAGGAGAGCGTGAAGGCGATCCGGGATCAGGTGAAGAAGAGCCTGCTCGAGCTGCAAAAATCCCTGTTCGGCCGTCCGGCGGAATCCTTCCTGGGTGAACTTCATACGGCGGCTCCGCTGATGCAGGAGCTGGCGGAGACGGTAATCGCGTTCGGCGAGCGCTATCGGCTGGAGAAGGCAGGCCGGGGGCTGGTGGACTTCAGTGATCTGGAGCATTACTGCCTGCAGATTCTGCGCCATCCCGACTCGCAGCCGGGGCAATCGCTCCCGTCGGATGCGGCGATGGAGTACCGCAGCCAGTTCGATGAAGTGCTGCTGGATGAATATCAGGACACCAATAGCGTACAGGAGGAGATTGTCCGGCTGATTTCCCGGGAATCCCCAGGCAACCGCTTTATGGTCGGGGATATGAAGCAGAGTATATACCGGTTCCGCTTGGCGGAGCCCGGTCTGTTTCTGGATAAATACCGCAGGTTCAGTAATGATCCGTCCTACGGAGACAAGACAGATGCCCAGGCGGGGGCTGATCCGGGACAGGAGGAACGGGAAGATGGTCTGGTCATCGATCTGGCCCGCAATTTCCGCAGCAGGCTGGAAGTGGTGAATGCGGTGAATATGGTCTTCCGGCAGATTATGGACAGCAATGTCGCGGAGATCAGTTATGACGAGCGGGCAGAGCTGGTGTACGGAGCGAATTTCCCGGGAGCCGAAGAGAAAGGGCCGGATACTTATTTTGCGCCGGAGCTGCTGCTGATCGACAAGGGGGGCTCTGCCCCGGGGCCGGCGGACGAAGCAGCAGAGGGCGATGAGCTGCCTCTTCTGGAGCTGGAAGCTGCCGAGAGTGAAACTGCGCAGCTGGAAGCACGGGCTATTGCCCGGCGCATCTCGCAGATGACGGGAATGACCGGCGGTGAGCCGCTGCTGATCTATGATAAAGCACTGCGGATCATGCGTCCCGTAGTATACGGCGACATTGTCATTCTGCTGCGTTCGGCCCGGGTATGGACGCCGCTGATGATTGAGGAGCTGCGGGGTGAAGGTATTCCGGCGTACGGTGACCAGAACAAGGGGTATTTTCAGGCTACGGAGGTGGAGATTGCCCTCTCCCTGCTGCAGATTGTCGATAATCCACGACAGGACATTCCTCTAGCCGGAGTGCTGCGCTCACCGGTGGTGAATCTCCGGGAGGAGGAACTGGCGAAGGTGCGGCTGTGCAGCAGAGGGACGTTCTACGATGCGTTGGTTGCGGCTTCTGAAGCAGGGGAGGCACTGCGGGACAATCCGGCGGATCTGTTCTGGGAGACCGCGCTGCTGGCGGGGCAGGATGCCGGTACCGGTGACACAGCCGGAGAGACAGCCGCTGCGTCAGAGCTTACGCCATCGTCAGGAAATGAGGGTGTACAGGAAGGTATAACTGACGGAACCGATGCTTCGGCGGCGCTGCGGGATATTCCGCTTACGCTGCAGCGTAAGCTTAAGTCCTTCCTGGATATGCTGGAAAACTGGAGAAATGCTGCCCGGCAAGGAAGCTTAAGCGAGCTGATCTGGAGGATCTACCGTGAGAGCGGATATCTGGAGTGGGTCGGGGGGCTTCCTGGAGGCTTTCAGCGCCAAAACAATCTGAAGGCGCTGTATGACCGGGCTGTTCAATTCGAGAACGAGACCTCGGCCAGAGGGCTGTTCCGCTTCCTGGTGTTCATCTCACGGCTGAGAGAGAACGGCGGCGATCTGGGTGTTGCCGGAGGAAGCAGCGAGGAGGCCGGGGGCGTCAGAATTATGACGATCCACAAGTCTAAGGGGCTGGAGTTCCCTGTTGTCTTCCTGGCAGGTATGGCCAAAATGTTCAACCGTCAGGACCTACATTCTCCGTTCCTGATGCATAAGGAGCTAGGCTTCGGGCCGCGTTTTGTGGAGCGGGAGACCCGGGTCAGCTACCCGACGCTGCCCTATCTGGCGATTAACCGCCGTTCGCGGCTGGAGCTGCTTGCTGAGGAGATGCGTGTGCTCTATGTCGGACTGACCCGTCCGCGCGACAAAATGATTCTGGTCGGCACGGTCAGGGATCTGCCGCGCACGGTTTCGGGCTGGGCAGCGATGCAGGGCCGCGAAGAGCTGTTGCTGGCGGATCACCTGCTGGCCCGGGGCCGCAGTTATCTGGACTGGGTGGGACCGGCGCTGATCCGCCACCCTGCCGCTGCTATTCTGCGCAAGCTGGCAGGCAGCGAGGGGCCGGTATCCACGGTGCTGCATGGCGATGAGTCGAACTGGAGCATTACGGTGACTGGTGCAGCGGAGCTTAGCCCGGGCGCTTTTCTTGCCGGGGACGGTGACCAGGACAAGAACGAACAACGCCGGGTAATTCTGGAGGCGCTCCGCAGGGGCAGGGCGGTGTCAACACCTGAGACCCCGGCAACTGCGCAGATTGCGGAGAGACTGGGCTGGACTTACCGGTATGCGGCAGCATCAAGCATCCCTGCTAAGACCTCGGTCACCGAGCTCAAGGGGTTATTGTCGATGCAGGAGCAGCCGTCTTACGACCAGCTGGAGGAGCGGAAGCTCCCGGGTGGACCGGACGAACGGGACGAACGCGGGTATAGGGACAGCCTGCATCTCCAGCGGCCGAAATTCATGGAAAAGCGGGGACTTACCCCTGCCGAGCGCGGAACGGCTTATCACACGGTGATGCAGCATATCCCCCTGGATGAGCCGGTAGACCGGTCTGTGCTGGAAGCTACGCTTGCGCGTCTTGAAAGGCTTGCTATCCTCAGCAGGGAACAGGCGGATGCGGTGGTGCTGGAGGAAGTGGAGCAGTTCTGCCGGAGTGAGCTGGGCCACAGACTCTTCCATTCTGCCTGGAAGACCAGAGAGCAGCCCTTCAGCTACACAATGCCAGCCGGTGAAGCCTACCGGGGGCTTGACTATCTGGACGAGGCAGCTGCCGGACTTGCGGATGAGCCGGGCGGCGGTGATTTTGCGGAGACGGTGCTGATTCAAGGGGTGATCGACTGCCTGTTCCGGGAAGAGGGACGGCTGATTCTGCTGGATTACAAAACAGATCATATCCCTCCGCACGGGGACGGGCTTGCACAGCTGTCGGACAAATACCGTTTCCAGCTGGAGCTGTACAGTAAGGCGCTGCTGGATATTCTGGGCGAGCCGGTCAGCGAGATATGGCTGTTCTTTTTCGACGGCGGACATGCTGTGAGATTGTGA